The following coding sequences lie in one Arthrobacter sp. SLBN-122 genomic window:
- a CDS encoding dolichyl-phosphate-mannose--protein mannosyltransferase — translation MGLVTQTSTRPTGPGNPGPAESPAGAGATGTKPAGKVARPWISRPDEAFTVEALRARLMGAGTSWRDYPPTLRLWFVLVPVLTAVAGGLLRFIRLEVPHKLVFDETYYVKDAYSYLISGYERSWPDKANDSFNAGNPDVLLNTPEYVVHPPVGKWMIAAGMWLFGPENPYGWRFAAALTGTLTVLLVSLIALKLFRSLPLAGAAGLLLAVDGHHLVMSRTSLLDIFLTFWILAAFGALLMDRDDGRRRLAARLARAAAANGGQPPAGALLSGPWLGVRWWRVAAGVCLGLAVGTKWSGLFFLAGFGLLTVLWDLSARRVAGIRGWISGGVIRDGIPAFTAMVPVAAIVYSTTWTGWFLSDNAYFRHWAETNPSTEWGWLPDSVRSLVHYHLEAYKFHQGLSSEHPYQASAWSWLVMGRPTSFFYESPPQGTPGCAVEKCTSAILSVGNPLIWWAAAISLVVLLFWWLGRRDWRAGAVLAGVGAGYLPWFMYPERTMFYFYAVSFEPFLVLALVYCLGLVLGRATDPPWRRRSGMYLVVLFLAAAVLLSAFFYPVWAAEVIPYVDWKVRMWMPSWI, via the coding sequence ATGGGGCTCGTGACGCAGACCTCGACGCGGCCCACGGGGCCCGGGAACCCCGGCCCGGCGGAATCCCCTGCCGGAGCAGGAGCAACCGGGACGAAGCCTGCAGGGAAGGTTGCCCGCCCCTGGATCAGCCGGCCGGACGAGGCGTTCACGGTCGAGGCCCTGAGGGCAAGGCTGATGGGGGCCGGCACGTCCTGGCGGGACTACCCACCGACGCTCCGGCTCTGGTTCGTACTGGTCCCGGTCCTGACGGCAGTGGCCGGCGGCCTCCTCCGCTTCATCCGCCTCGAGGTGCCGCACAAGCTGGTGTTCGACGAAACGTACTACGTCAAAGACGCCTACTCGTACCTCATCAGCGGCTACGAACGCAGCTGGCCGGACAAGGCAAATGATTCCTTCAACGCCGGCAACCCTGACGTCCTGTTGAACACACCCGAGTATGTGGTCCACCCGCCCGTGGGCAAGTGGATGATTGCAGCCGGCATGTGGCTGTTCGGGCCGGAGAACCCTTATGGCTGGCGCTTCGCCGCAGCCCTCACCGGCACCCTGACAGTGCTGCTGGTCTCCCTGATCGCCCTGAAACTGTTCCGCTCACTTCCGCTCGCCGGCGCCGCGGGGCTGCTCCTCGCCGTCGACGGCCACCATCTGGTGATGTCCCGGACGTCCCTGCTGGACATCTTCCTTACGTTCTGGATCCTGGCCGCCTTCGGCGCCCTGCTGATGGACCGCGACGACGGGCGGCGGCGCCTGGCCGCCCGGCTCGCCCGGGCCGCTGCCGCCAACGGCGGACAGCCCCCGGCCGGGGCGCTGCTGTCCGGGCCATGGCTGGGGGTGCGCTGGTGGCGGGTGGCTGCCGGGGTCTGCCTAGGCCTCGCGGTGGGCACCAAGTGGTCCGGCCTGTTCTTCCTCGCCGGATTCGGCCTCCTCACCGTGCTGTGGGATCTCAGCGCCCGGCGCGTGGCGGGCATCCGCGGCTGGATCAGCGGCGGCGTGATCCGGGACGGCATTCCCGCCTTCACCGCCATGGTGCCGGTGGCAGCGATCGTCTACTCCACCACCTGGACTGGCTGGTTCCTGTCGGACAACGCCTACTTCCGCCACTGGGCTGAGACCAACCCCTCAACGGAATGGGGCTGGCTGCCCGACTCCGTCCGGTCGCTTGTTCACTACCACCTCGAAGCGTACAAGTTCCATCAGGGACTGAGCTCCGAGCACCCCTACCAGGCAAGCGCGTGGAGCTGGCTGGTGATGGGGCGGCCGACGTCGTTCTTTTATGAATCCCCGCCCCAGGGCACCCCGGGCTGTGCCGTGGAAAAGTGCACCTCCGCCATCCTGTCTGTCGGGAACCCGCTGATTTGGTGGGCCGCAGCCATCTCCCTGGTGGTCCTGCTCTTCTGGTGGCTGGGACGCCGGGACTGGCGGGCCGGGGCTGTGCTGGCCGGCGTCGGCGCGGGCTACCTGCCGTGGTTCATGTACCCGGAGCGGACCATGTTCTACTTCTACGCAGTGTCCTTCGAACCGTTCCTGGTCCTGGCGCTGGTGTACTGCCTGGGGCTGGTCCTGGGCCGGGCCACGGACCCGCCCTGGCGCCGGCGCTCCGGGATGTACCTGGTGGTCCTGTTCCTTGCAGCGGCAGTCCTGCTGTCGGCGTTCTTCTACCCGGTCTGGGCCGCGGAAGTCATCCCCTACGTCGACTGGAAGGTCCGGATGTGGATGCCGTCCTGGATCTAG
- the rsmI gene encoding 16S rRNA (cytidine(1402)-2'-O)-methyltransferase yields MDPNPSPLSESGPATAGRIVLAATPIGNTGDASARLVELLGTADIVAAEDTRRLHRLVQSLGVAVAGRVISYHEHNEATRTSELLDQVRAGSTLLMVTDAGMPAVSDPGFRLVEGAIAAGLPVTAVPGPSAVLTALALSGLPTDRFCFEGFLPRKAGERASRLADLAGERRTMVFFEAPHRLEAMLRALRERFGPDRRIAVCRELTKTYEEVIRGTVGELLQWAEDTEVRGEIAVVLGGAPEQAAGTPEDHVAAVNELVAQGIRLKEAVAAVAEDVRVSKRELYSAVLAAR; encoded by the coding sequence GTGGACCCCAACCCCAGCCCCCTTTCCGAATCCGGCCCTGCGACCGCGGGACGGATCGTCCTTGCCGCCACTCCCATTGGAAACACCGGAGATGCCTCCGCCCGGCTGGTGGAGCTGCTGGGTACCGCGGACATTGTGGCCGCCGAGGACACGCGGCGCCTGCACCGCCTGGTCCAAAGCCTTGGCGTTGCCGTCGCGGGACGCGTCATCAGCTACCACGAACACAACGAGGCCACCAGGACTTCTGAACTCCTGGACCAGGTGCGTGCCGGCAGCACCCTCCTCATGGTCACCGACGCCGGGATGCCGGCGGTCTCTGATCCCGGTTTCCGGCTGGTGGAGGGTGCCATCGCGGCCGGACTTCCCGTCACCGCAGTCCCCGGGCCCTCCGCAGTCCTCACGGCGCTGGCATTGTCCGGCCTGCCCACGGACCGGTTCTGCTTCGAGGGGTTCCTTCCCCGCAAGGCCGGCGAACGGGCCTCCCGCCTGGCTGACCTTGCCGGGGAGCGGCGGACCATGGTGTTCTTCGAGGCACCGCACCGGCTGGAAGCCATGCTGCGCGCGCTGCGCGAGAGGTTCGGGCCGGACCGCCGCATTGCGGTATGCCGGGAACTGACCAAAACCTACGAAGAAGTCATCCGCGGCACTGTTGGCGAATTGCTCCAGTGGGCTGAGGATACCGAGGTCCGCGGCGAGATCGCCGTGGTGCTCGGCGGGGCACCGGAACAGGCGGCCGGCACGCCGGAGGACCACGTGGCCGCGGTCAACGAACTGGTGGCCCAGGGCATCCGGTTGAAGGAGGCCGTCGCCGCCGTCGCCGAGGATGTCCGGGTCAGCAAACGGGAGCTCTACTCCGCTGTCCTCGCTGCCCGGTAG
- a CDS encoding NAD-dependent succinate-semialdehyde dehydrogenase, translating to MTVTAQPAVTAERETRLLASVPTGLLINGEWRDAASGKTFDVEDPATGKVLLSIADAGPEDGAAALDAAAAAQESWAKVPPRERGEILRRAFDLVTERADDFALLMTLEMGKPLAEARGEVTYGAEFLRWFSEEAVRAFGRYSVSPDGKSRLLVTKKPVGPCLLITPWNFPLAMATRKIAPAVGAGCTMVLKSANLTPLTSQLFAAVMQEAGLPAGVLNVIPTSTAGATTGPLIKDYRLRKLSFTGSTEVGRRLLADASETVLRTSMELGGNAPFLVFEDADLDAAVSGAMLAKLRNMGEACTAANRFIVHESVAAEFAEKFAAKMKEMTTARGTEPESKVGPLIDAKSRDKVHELVSDAVASGAKAVLGGGPVEGPGYFYQPTILSGVTEGTRILSEEIFGPVAPIITFSSEDDAVRLANNTEYGLVAYVFTKDLNRGIRMGEKLETGMLGLNAGVISNAAAPFGGVKQSGLGREGGLEGIEEYLYTQYIGIADPYAG from the coding sequence GTGACTGTCACTGCACAGCCGGCCGTTACCGCCGAGCGCGAAACCCGGCTTTTGGCCTCCGTTCCCACCGGACTGCTCATCAATGGTGAGTGGCGCGACGCCGCATCAGGCAAGACGTTCGACGTCGAGGATCCCGCCACCGGGAAGGTGCTGCTGAGCATTGCCGACGCCGGTCCCGAGGATGGTGCGGCAGCCCTGGATGCCGCCGCAGCCGCCCAGGAATCCTGGGCAAAGGTGCCGCCCCGTGAACGCGGCGAAATCCTTCGCCGGGCCTTCGACCTGGTGACTGAACGCGCAGACGACTTCGCCCTCCTGATGACCCTGGAAATGGGCAAGCCCCTGGCCGAAGCCCGCGGTGAAGTGACGTACGGCGCTGAGTTCCTGCGCTGGTTCTCCGAAGAAGCCGTCCGGGCTTTCGGACGCTACTCGGTCTCGCCCGACGGCAAGTCCCGCCTCCTGGTCACCAAGAAGCCCGTAGGCCCCTGCCTGCTGATCACCCCCTGGAACTTCCCGCTGGCCATGGCCACCCGCAAGATCGCACCGGCCGTCGGCGCCGGCTGCACCATGGTGCTGAAGTCGGCCAACCTGACGCCCCTGACGTCGCAGCTTTTCGCTGCCGTTATGCAGGAGGCAGGCCTGCCCGCCGGTGTCCTGAACGTCATCCCCACCTCCACCGCAGGAGCCACCACCGGGCCGTTGATCAAGGACTACCGCCTGCGCAAGCTGTCCTTCACCGGCTCCACCGAAGTGGGACGCCGCCTGCTGGCAGATGCGTCCGAAACCGTGCTGCGGACCTCGATGGAACTGGGCGGCAATGCCCCGTTCCTGGTCTTCGAGGACGCAGACCTGGACGCTGCCGTCAGCGGCGCCATGCTGGCGAAGCTCCGGAACATGGGCGAAGCCTGCACCGCGGCCAACCGCTTCATCGTCCACGAGTCCGTTGCCGCTGAATTCGCGGAGAAGTTCGCCGCGAAGATGAAGGAGATGACCACTGCCCGCGGCACCGAGCCCGAGTCCAAGGTGGGCCCGCTGATCGACGCCAAGAGCCGGGACAAGGTCCACGAGCTGGTGTCCGACGCCGTTGCCTCCGGCGCCAAAGCCGTCCTGGGCGGCGGGCCGGTGGAGGGTCCTGGCTACTTCTACCAGCCCACCATCCTTTCCGGCGTCACCGAAGGCACCCGGATCCTGTCCGAGGAGATCTTCGGCCCCGTGGCTCCGATCATCACCTTCAGCAGCGAGGACGACGCTGTGCGGCTGGCCAACAACACCGAATACGGGCTGGTGGCCTACGTCTTCACCAAGGACCTGAACCGCGGCATCCGGATGGGCGAAAAGCTCGAAACCGGCATGCTGGGCCTGAACGCCGGCGTCATCTCCAACGCCGCCGCACCCTTCGGCGGCGTGAAGCAGTCCGGCCTGGGCCGCGAAGGCGGGCTGGAAGGCATCGAGGAATACCTCTACACGCAGTACATCGGCATCGCAGACCCCTACGCCGGCTAG
- a CDS encoding transglutaminase family protein, whose product MTMAPARPTGAGHEAQPRPAMSPGRVRAGTYPWAMAASITVAVCGAAMSLNGVLRGWNWYWPAMTTVLVVAFTLAVLRSVRAQPLLVTAGGFVALGAVLTLTFFRSSSFLWVVPTGATLPELDRLIRRASETVLAETAPVAPNAGIVMVVCAVLGLAVILVDALAVPLGMPAASGTGLLALLVVPAMIKPQSVGVWSFVATVAGYLLILACSQWFAPDGRLQGASARSPGLLRRAVLTGAVALVATLLLPLAIPGFDRGTFPQGSRLNPWGASTGLNPMITLGSSLRTPDGSGRITYATNSPNPLYLRSVTVDNFDGDSWGPDDRTASRVPLDGRIDPGYAVLADEQVRLVTAIDAGAFTSPYLPVPYAPETIRGLGGQWTWDPATLSIKGTDTTTRRQEYLVTSAVPKLSAVLLAQSSAPVRGIPDIFTRIPGNVPDIVKNTARTVTGAAGTPYQKAMAIQKYLRSSEFTYSLQSPVQGGYDGNGLSVLADFLQQKSGYCIHYASAMAVMARLEGIPSRIAVGYAPGRLTGATVTVSGQGALPEYEADARDAHAWPELYFQGLGWVPFEPTPSRGVVPDYATEASAPSVPDSLGNNDGLIPDTAPVPAASPSATAQAVPGTGGSSTGEGPQLMPWLLGAAAVMGLVLLAAAPHLVRVGTRSRRLRPKDPDLAVPLAWNEIEDLGTDYGLPAADSETPRAYSARFRAELLGEPGGMDQDAHQAVSFITSAFEQYRYGRPGGAVPGTGTPAEDVAAGVAAVETSLRATATLPRRLAAAWLPPSVTLRLGLLLRMPFSAAGRAIRKAVHAAAGFRPVKPVQPTAGGRSRAEAADDGGRAGRG is encoded by the coding sequence ATGACCATGGCACCTGCCCGGCCAACTGGTGCCGGGCACGAGGCACAGCCACGTCCGGCGATGTCCCCAGGCCGTGTCCGTGCCGGCACCTACCCGTGGGCCATGGCGGCATCGATTACGGTGGCTGTTTGCGGGGCCGCAATGTCCCTGAACGGTGTCCTGCGCGGCTGGAACTGGTATTGGCCGGCGATGACCACGGTGCTGGTGGTGGCCTTCACACTGGCCGTCCTGCGTTCCGTCCGCGCCCAGCCCCTGCTGGTTACCGCAGGCGGGTTCGTGGCACTGGGCGCCGTCCTGACCTTGACGTTCTTCCGCAGCTCCAGTTTCCTTTGGGTGGTCCCCACCGGCGCCACTCTCCCGGAGCTGGACCGGCTCATCCGGCGGGCCAGCGAGACAGTCCTGGCAGAGACAGCCCCCGTGGCACCCAACGCCGGCATCGTCATGGTGGTCTGCGCGGTGCTTGGCCTGGCGGTCATCCTGGTCGACGCACTCGCGGTGCCGCTGGGGATGCCGGCCGCCTCCGGCACCGGTTTGCTTGCCCTGCTGGTGGTTCCGGCCATGATCAAACCGCAGAGTGTGGGGGTGTGGAGTTTCGTTGCCACCGTGGCGGGATACCTGTTGATCCTTGCCTGCAGCCAGTGGTTTGCCCCTGACGGCAGGTTGCAGGGCGCATCGGCCAGGAGCCCCGGCCTGCTGCGCAGGGCGGTGCTGACGGGGGCCGTGGCCCTGGTGGCCACCCTGCTGCTGCCCCTGGCAATTCCCGGGTTCGACCGCGGCACCTTCCCGCAGGGCTCACGGCTCAACCCGTGGGGTGCCTCCACCGGCCTGAACCCGATGATCACCCTCGGAAGCAGTCTCCGCACGCCGGACGGAAGCGGCAGGATCACCTACGCCACCAATTCGCCCAACCCCCTCTACCTGCGCTCTGTCACAGTGGACAATTTCGACGGCGATTCGTGGGGACCGGACGACCGCACCGCGTCCAGGGTGCCCCTTGACGGCCGGATCGACCCCGGGTATGCGGTCCTGGCCGACGAGCAGGTGCGGCTGGTGACAGCCATCGACGCCGGCGCCTTCACCAGCCCCTACCTGCCGGTCCCCTACGCACCCGAAACCATCCGCGGGCTCGGCGGCCAATGGACGTGGGATCCCGCCACGCTGAGCATCAAGGGCACCGACACCACAACGCGGCGCCAGGAGTACCTGGTGACCTCTGCAGTACCCAAGCTTTCCGCTGTGCTCCTGGCCCAGTCGTCAGCGCCGGTACGGGGTATTCCGGACATCTTCACCAGGATTCCCGGCAATGTCCCTGACATCGTCAAGAACACTGCGCGGACCGTGACTGGAGCTGCGGGGACGCCTTACCAGAAGGCCATGGCCATCCAGAAGTACCTGCGCTCGTCCGAGTTCACGTACTCGCTGCAGTCTCCGGTGCAGGGCGGCTACGACGGCAACGGCCTTTCCGTCCTGGCCGACTTCCTGCAGCAAAAGAGCGGTTACTGCATCCACTACGCCTCGGCGATGGCGGTGATGGCCAGATTGGAAGGCATCCCCAGCAGGATCGCCGTGGGTTATGCCCCCGGCAGGCTGACCGGGGCCACCGTAACCGTCTCCGGCCAGGGCGCCCTCCCCGAATATGAGGCGGATGCGCGCGACGCCCATGCCTGGCCGGAACTCTACTTCCAGGGCTTGGGCTGGGTGCCGTTCGAACCAACGCCGTCCCGCGGGGTGGTGCCGGACTACGCCACCGAAGCCTCTGCACCTTCCGTTCCGGATTCCCTGGGAAACAATGACGGCCTCATTCCGGACACGGCACCGGTTCCCGCCGCATCCCCCAGCGCCACCGCGCAAGCCGTCCCCGGTACCGGCGGCAGCAGCACGGGCGAGGGCCCGCAGCTGATGCCCTGGCTCCTTGGTGCGGCCGCCGTCATGGGACTGGTTCTCCTTGCGGCTGCTCCGCACTTGGTCCGCGTGGGCACCAGGTCGCGGCGGCTGCGTCCAAAGGACCCGGACCTGGCAGTCCCGCTGGCATGGAATGAGATCGAGGATCTTGGCACCGATTACGGCCTGCCCGCCGCGGACAGCGAGACGCCCAGGGCCTACTCAGCCCGGTTCCGTGCTGAACTGCTGGGCGAGCCTGGCGGCATGGACCAGGACGCGCACCAGGCAGTGTCGTTTATCACCTCGGCGTTTGAACAGTACCGGTACGGCCGCCCGGGCGGCGCCGTCCCGGGCACCGGCACCCCTGCAGAGGACGTTGCTGCGGGTGTGGCTGCCGTGGAAACTTCCCTCCGGGCGACCGCCACCCTTCCCAGGCGCCTGGCAGCGGCGTGGCTTCCGCCGTCGGTCACCCTCAGGCTGGGCCTGCTGCTCCGGATGCCATTCAGCGCAGCTGGCAGGGCCATTCGCAAAGCGGTGCACGCTGCGGCGGGCTTCCGGCCCGTGAAGCCGGTGCAACCGACCGCAGGAGGGCGTTCCAGGGCAGAAGCGGCCGACGACGGCGGCAGGGCCGGGCGGGGTTAA
- a CDS encoding DUF58 domain-containing protein yields MALLDKLPRHLFTRRGWGMLAAGAFTLAAAQVMGRRDLLTLALLLLVLPLVSLAGIRLVKPRFRVYREFNPSPVETSAPATVHLAVARTGPGSGRVAMEERLPAHFGQAPSFWFPSRSATGGTSRYEYHLTSRHRGQFRIGPVTAEFTDPFGLSLHRQAIDDGDVLTVTPAAVVLPATGLAGARGSDGVTATRVRANPSDDDIMTREYRHGDPMRRVHWPATARHGSLMVRQEESVTTPEATIILDHRAGAFGGGPGTSMPGLPAPEGHAPATSDTFEWAVVAAMSVSTHLAERNYSLRLLDTGGEPAFLHSPSAPEPAMEEFSGASGLQSIAESLAAIHLSGPVHPRRDGLRRDGSHREAPDRYAERRGVPVVRTPAGVEQGPPAFDDQLMDKLSAHRMRGPLIAVLGRVTPEEATALAPAAAYGTNSFAILAVERPSDFQEVLEVLRQGGWRAQAVAPTTRLGTAWGQLDQDAALPVAPASEVRRGAGVAT; encoded by the coding sequence ATGGCCCTGCTGGACAAGCTTCCGCGGCACCTGTTCACCAGGCGCGGCTGGGGCATGCTCGCTGCCGGGGCGTTCACCCTGGCAGCGGCCCAGGTCATGGGGCGCCGCGACCTCCTGACGCTGGCCCTGCTGCTGCTGGTCCTGCCGCTGGTCTCCCTTGCCGGCATCCGGCTGGTCAAACCGCGCTTCCGCGTCTACCGCGAATTCAACCCCTCCCCCGTGGAAACCTCAGCCCCGGCAACGGTGCACCTTGCGGTGGCCAGGACGGGCCCGGGCAGCGGACGCGTGGCCATGGAGGAGCGCCTGCCGGCGCACTTCGGCCAGGCGCCTTCCTTCTGGTTCCCGTCCCGATCCGCCACCGGCGGCACAAGCCGCTACGAGTACCACCTCACGTCCAGGCACCGGGGGCAGTTCAGGATCGGGCCCGTGACGGCCGAGTTCACCGACCCCTTCGGCCTCTCCCTGCACCGCCAGGCCATTGACGACGGCGACGTCCTCACCGTGACGCCTGCCGCCGTCGTCCTGCCCGCCACCGGGCTGGCCGGAGCGCGCGGCAGCGACGGCGTTACCGCCACCCGTGTCCGCGCGAACCCAAGCGATGACGACATCATGACCCGCGAGTACCGCCACGGGGACCCGATGCGCAGGGTCCACTGGCCCGCCACAGCCAGGCACGGATCCCTGATGGTCCGGCAGGAGGAATCCGTCACCACGCCTGAGGCCACCATCATCCTGGACCACCGGGCCGGTGCATTCGGCGGCGGCCCCGGCACTTCAATGCCGGGCCTGCCCGCCCCGGAGGGGCATGCACCGGCCACCAGCGACACCTTCGAGTGGGCTGTTGTTGCCGCCATGTCCGTCAGCACACACCTCGCGGAGCGCAACTACAGCCTTCGGCTGCTGGATACCGGCGGGGAACCGGCGTTCCTGCACTCGCCATCGGCCCCGGAACCGGCCATGGAGGAATTCAGCGGGGCATCCGGGCTGCAGTCAATAGCCGAAAGCCTGGCCGCAATCCATCTGTCCGGGCCGGTCCATCCCCGCCGGGACGGCCTGCGCCGGGACGGCAGCCATCGGGAGGCCCCCGACAGGTACGCGGAGCGCAGGGGCGTGCCGGTGGTGCGGACGCCGGCAGGGGTGGAGCAGGGGCCGCCGGCCTTCGATGACCAACTGATGGACAAGTTGTCCGCCCACCGGATGCGGGGCCCCTTGATCGCCGTGCTGGGACGCGTTACCCCCGAGGAGGCCACGGCGCTGGCGCCGGCCGCGGCGTACGGCACCAACTCCTTCGCCATCCTGGCGGTGGAACGCCCTTCGGATTTCCAGGAGGTCCTGGAGGTGCTGCGGCAGGGCGGCTGGCGGGCGCAGGCCGTGGCGCCGACGACCCGGCTGGGCACGGCCTGGGGCCAGTTGGACCAGGACGCGGCGCTGCCGGTGGCTCCGGCATCGGAGGTCCGACGCGGGGCGGGGGTGGCCACATGA
- a CDS encoding AAA family ATPase, whose amino-acid sequence MEPHRRTANNASAPNLNLAGVADSVSHLNGHRPAAMDSGSFHAAAQRILTTVDTVIDGKSDAAKLALTVLLAQGHLLLEDVPGVGKTLLAKTLARTIDCTVNRIQFTPDLLPSDVTGVSIYNQASRLFEFRPGAVFANIVIGDEINRASAKTQSALLECMEEHQVTVDGTSYKLDEPFMVVATQNPIEMEGTYPLPEAQRDRFMARISMGYPDKAAEIEMLETHQAVSPLANVSPVVTAADVAAMTATVQQVYVSEAVKEYTVSVGRATRESPLLRLGASPRSMLQLLRAAKASAALDGRDFVLPDDVRDVAEAVLAHRIILDRKAAGAGETPHSVLRGILSRLPVPQAQTGQPSRAAAAAGSRNH is encoded by the coding sequence ATGGAACCCCACCGACGCACTGCCAACAATGCCAGCGCACCGAACCTGAACCTGGCCGGCGTCGCCGATTCCGTCAGCCACCTGAACGGGCACCGGCCGGCGGCCATGGACTCGGGGTCCTTCCACGCCGCGGCGCAGCGCATCCTCACCACGGTCGACACTGTCATCGACGGCAAGTCCGACGCCGCCAAGCTGGCCCTCACAGTCCTGCTCGCGCAGGGCCACCTGCTGCTGGAGGACGTGCCCGGCGTCGGAAAGACCCTGCTGGCAAAGACCCTCGCCCGGACCATCGACTGCACCGTCAACCGCATCCAGTTCACCCCGGACCTGCTGCCCTCCGACGTCACCGGGGTTTCCATCTACAACCAGGCCTCCAGGCTCTTCGAATTCCGGCCGGGTGCGGTCTTCGCGAACATCGTCATCGGCGACGAAATCAACCGCGCCTCCGCCAAGACCCAGTCCGCACTGCTGGAATGCATGGAGGAGCACCAGGTCACGGTGGACGGTACGTCCTACAAGCTGGATGAGCCGTTCATGGTGGTGGCCACCCAGAACCCCATTGAAATGGAGGGCACGTATCCCCTGCCCGAGGCCCAGCGGGACCGGTTCATGGCCCGGATTTCCATGGGCTACCCGGACAAGGCCGCAGAGATCGAGATGCTCGAAACCCACCAGGCGGTCTCGCCGCTGGCCAATGTCTCCCCGGTCGTCACGGCGGCGGACGTGGCAGCGATGACCGCCACCGTCCAGCAGGTCTATGTCTCTGAAGCGGTCAAGGAATACACGGTGTCAGTGGGCAGGGCCACCAGGGAGAGCCCGCTGCTGCGGCTGGGCGCCAGTCCCCGCTCCATGCTGCAGTTGCTGCGCGCCGCAAAGGCCTCAGCCGCCCTCGACGGACGCGACTTTGTCCTGCCGGACGATGTCCGGGACGTGGCCGAGGCCGTCCTGGCGCACCGCATCATCCTGGACCGAAAGGCAGCGGGCGCAGGCGAGACCCCGCACAGCGTGCTGCGGGGCATCCTGTCCCGGCTGCCCGTGCCGCAGGCCCAGACCGGGCAGCCGAGCCGGGCCGCGGCCGCTGCCGGCAGCAGGAACCACTAG
- a CDS encoding TatD family hydrolase, translated as MCNSSIPAAYRVPAEEGLPDPHAPRRKDFPPAPEPLPVPVMDNHTHLDFPEGKGPAGIKAALDAAAAVGVQGAVQVGCDLESSRFTVEAVDQDERLLGAVALHPNDAPHYADRGELETALAEIERLAAHPRIRAIGETGLDFYRTHGEGLRHQEYSFRRHIDIAKRLDLTLQIHDRDAHGDVVRVLQEEGAPDRVVFHCFSGDEDLAKTCNEQGWWMSFAGTLTFRNATNLRAALAVAERQLIMVETDAPFLTPHPHRGRPNASYMVPYTVRSMAELTGSDLAGLCTAISENTVRAYGSWA; from the coding sequence ATGTGTAATTCCTCTATTCCCGCCGCCTACCGGGTGCCAGCCGAAGAGGGCCTGCCGGACCCGCACGCCCCGCGCCGGAAGGATTTCCCGCCCGCACCCGAGCCCCTGCCGGTGCCGGTCATGGACAACCACACCCACCTGGATTTCCCGGAAGGAAAGGGTCCCGCAGGGATCAAGGCTGCGCTGGATGCGGCGGCGGCCGTGGGGGTCCAGGGCGCCGTCCAGGTGGGCTGCGATTTGGAATCCTCGCGGTTCACTGTAGAGGCTGTGGACCAGGACGAACGGCTGCTGGGGGCTGTGGCCCTGCATCCCAATGATGCTCCGCACTATGCGGACCGGGGTGAACTGGAAACGGCCCTCGCCGAGATCGAACGACTGGCGGCGCATCCCCGGATCCGGGCCATCGGCGAGACCGGACTGGACTTCTACCGCACCCACGGTGAAGGACTGCGCCACCAGGAGTACTCGTTCCGCCGGCACATCGACATCGCCAAACGCCTGGACCTCACCCTCCAGATCCACGACCGGGACGCGCACGGCGACGTGGTGCGGGTGCTCCAGGAAGAGGGGGCACCTGACAGGGTGGTGTTCCACTGCTTCTCCGGAGACGAGGACCTCGCAAAAACCTGTAACGAACAGGGCTGGTGGATGTCCTTTGCCGGCACGCTGACGTTCAGGAACGCCACCAACCTGCGCGCTGCGCTGGCCGTGGCGGAGCGGCAGCTCATCATGGTGGAAACGGACGCGCCCTTCCTGACCCCGCACCCGCACAGGGGACGTCCGAACGCCAGTTACATGGTCCCGTACACGGTCCGGAGCATGGCAGAATTGACAGGCTCCGACCTCGCCGGGCTGTGCACCGCAATCAGCGAAAACACCGTGCGGGCATACGGTTCCTGGGCCTGA